GTCGTCATGAACGCCAGCGCACCGACGCCGTTGCCGCCCTTGGCCAGCTTGAGCTTGACGGGCTTGGTACCCGGGATCGGGAAATCGGCGTAGAAGGTCGGCGCCGCAGCACCACGGCCGCCACCGGCGACCGTCGCCGTCGACTGCACGATCATCGCGCGCGGGAGATTCTCGACACCGTTGTCGACGCCGTAGAGATAGTGGGCCCACCACTTGTTCTGGATGTCGGCCGGCGGCGGCGCGCCGTGCCCGCCCTGGCTCATGTAGATCTTCGACGACTTGTTGATCTTCTTGAGCGCATCCCACATCCGGGTGCTGTTGTCGGGCATCACGTTCCAGTCGTTGAAGCCGTGGGCGAAGAGCACCGCGGCCTTCACGTTCTTGATGTACTTGGTCTGGTCGCGCAGCTCCCAGAGGTCGTTGTAGTCACCGTGCTCGCGATCCTGGAAGCTCTTGAAGATCCCATCCCGCCAGATCGAGTCGCACGTGGCGCGCACGCGGCCGCTGTGGATGAAGTCATAGAGGACGTCGATGTCCTCGCCGAGATAGCCGCCGGGCGAGCGCACCAGGCCGTAGCTGCGGTAGTAGCGGTAGTCGGAGGTGTTCGGCGAGATCGGGATGATCGCCTCGAGCCCCTTCACGCCGGTGGTCGCCGTGGCCATCGGCATCGCGCCCTCGTAGGAGGTGCCGTACATGCCGACCTTGCCGCTCGACCACGACGTCGCCGACACCTGCTCGTTGCCGTCGACCGTGGTGTAGCCCTTCGCGCGACCATTCAGCCAGTCGATCACGAACGAGGCGGAGGTCCGCTCCGAGGTGTCGCCCGAGCTCGGGCAGCCCATCGACAACCCGGTGCCGGCCTGTTCGGCGGCGACCGTCGCGAAGCCGCGCGGCACCCACTGGGTGGCGTAGCCGACGCGGATCGGCGGGTTCTCCATGAACGCACGCTTGGGCACGTCGGTCCGCTTCGGGCCGGCGACGCCGAGCTCATGCTCGACATTCCAGTTGGCGGGGTTGTTCGTGGGGCCGATGTAGGGCGACGCCAGCATGATGATCGGCACCTTCAGACCAGCCTTCTCGGCGGCACCCGGTCGGACGATGTCGGCGTGGACGCGGTCCATCTTGCCGTCGTGGTCGGAGTCAAAGTTCGTCTCGACCCAGACCCGCTGCTTCACGAACTGGGCAGTGTCGGCGAACTCGGTGACCGGCATCACCATGCCGTCCTTGATGATCGGTCCGATCTTTCCCATCGTCGCCATCGCGGAGACCGGGGCGATCGGCGCGGGGCCGCCGGCGCGCCCCTGGGCGGAGAGGGTGGCCGTTCCAGTGAGGGCCAAGACCGCAACCAGTGCGGCGTGGCGACGAGGGAGCATCGTGGGCAGAACCTGTGACATGCTGAGGCACCCAGCTGAGGGAGGAACCGACAGAAACGGGCGGGCGGGCGGAGACGACAGTTGACTGGTGAAGCAATTTCGAGTTGTCAACAATCACAAGTACGCCGATCGAGCGCAACTTGTTGCGGCTGGCGCGAACCACGGGCGGGTGGTATCTCGGAAGGGTGGCCAGAACGCCGTTCCGGGCGAGCTGCGCCTGACAGAAGCGGGTGCCGGCACCCGAGGTGGTGCCTCGTCCACCGACGTCCCCATATAGCTTCCATGCGTTCGCCCCCGACCCGACACCTGGGAGGCCTCGAATGAGACTGCCACTCGTCCTCACGATGCTTCTCCTGCTCCCGGCAGGTGCACGGGCGCAGGAGCGACCAACCCTCGACGATTCCCTGCTTCGCCGCTATGCCGAGGCCACACCCTGCCCCTCGCAGCCCCCGGCGGCCTGGCTCAAGGGCGATTCCGAGATTGCGCGCAAGCCAATCTGTACCGTCGTGGCGATGGCGGCAGCACGACTGGCCGCAGACCAGGACCCCGCCGTTCGCACGTTGGGGGTGTCGCCCGCGTGCGTCTCCTCTATCGGAATGACCGGATGGGGGCAACCGACCCCGATGTATCGGACCGATCAGCCGGCCCAGCGGGTATCGAGCGGCCCACGTGAGTACTTCGCCGTGTGGGGGGTCACCTTCGTCGGCGAGGACTCAAACTCCGTCCACGTGTCGGTGAACCGCTTCACCGGCGCGGCCAGCCACCGGACACGTGTCATCGACGCGAGGAACCCGATGCCCAAGGCCTGCCGATGAAGGCGGTCGTCGCGATTGGCCTCGCCTTGGGCCTCCACGCGACGGCCATCCTCCACGCGCAGCGCGTCGTGACCCGCGACAGCGCCGGCGTTCGGATCGTCACGTCGCCACCACGGAGCAAGCTCCCCGTCGCCTTCCGAGTGGGGCCGCAGCTCTGGGATGTCGGCGGCCTCAATGACGATCCCGCCCGCGAGCTCGGTCGGGACGGCGCCCCGCACGTGACGGCGCACCAACTGCTCCCCGTCCGTCACTGACCCGGGCCGAATCCTTCATGGCCATCACACCTGCTGCGAGGAAGTGCGTGACCATCCGACACACTGCCGGCCGCCATCACCCACGGGCAGGTCGCCTCCGAGTGACTGGCATCACCGTCATGCTCGCGGCCCTGCTGATCGCGCAGGGGGCTGGGCAGGCAACCACGATACGCGCCGATGGACCACCGGCATGGGGGACCAACGTCCGCCTCACCTTGGAGCGGACCGTTGGCACGTTGGACGGCCCACCCGAGTATGCGCTCAATTCCGTCGGGTATCTGGCCGGCACGTTGAGCGGGGC
The DNA window shown above is from Gemmatimonadota bacterium and carries:
- a CDS encoding Xaa-Pro dipeptidyl-peptidase; this encodes MSQVLPTMLPRRHAALVAVLALTGTATLSAQGRAGGPAPIAPVSAMATMGKIGPIIKDGMVMPVTEFADTAQFVKQRVWVETNFDSDHDGKMDRVHADIVRPGAAEKAGLKVPIIMLASPYIGPTNNPANWNVEHELGVAGPKRTDVPKRAFMENPPIRVGYATQWVPRGFATVAAEQAGTGLSMGCPSSGDTSERTSASFVIDWLNGRAKGYTTVDGNEQVSATSWSSGKVGMYGTSYEGAMPMATATTGVKGLEAIIPISPNTSDYRYYRSYGLVRSPGGYLGEDIDVLYDFIHSGRVRATCDSIWRDGIFKSFQDREHGDYNDLWELRDQTKYIKNVKAAVLFAHGFNDWNVMPDNSTRMWDALKKINKSSKIYMSQGGHGAPPPADIQNKWWAHYLYGVDNGVENLPRAMIVQSTATVAGGGRGAAAPTFYADFPIPGTKPVKLKLAKGGNGVGALAFMTTGKQGIEKLVDDWHVKPGDMALAASSPNRLLYALPIFKDSVHLSGTTVVTLKLAANKAAANLSVYLVTLPFEPANIGSAGQVGVVTRGWADPQNYKSLKGAADYTSKKPGEPLQPGKFVTLTFPLQPDDQIIKPGQQLGLMIFSSDLGFTIHPAPGTELTIDLDGTSVTLPVLGGSAALKKALGN